CGGTCTTCGAGCCGGTGCAGCATGCGCGAGAGGCTCTCCAGCACCTGGCCGCGCAGCTTGAGCTGGTCGGCGGGCACCAGGGCGGCGGCGGCGCGCAGGTCTTCGAGGTGGCCGGTGCGGCCCAGGTCGTAGCGGGTCAGGCCGCGCTGACGCAGCAGCATGGCCGCCCTGATCGGGTCGACGCAGTGGTCGAGCTCGTCGAGCGCGACGCTCGCCAGGGCGATGCTGCGTTCGTACTCGCCGGACAGGTGCGCGACCGTGGCCGTCTGCCGCAGCACGTCGATGCGGTCGCCGCCGATGCGCTCGGCCGCGTCGGGCACCTGGTCCCACAGCTCCAGCACCCGGGACAGCATGCGCAGCTGCTCGTCGTAGGCGGTGGACTTGCGGGCGGCGGCGGCCGCGCGCCAGGCGCTGATCAGCGCCCAGGTGGAGTCGTGCGCGGAGTGCCAGTGGTGGGCCAGCTCGATCGCGCCGCGCGGGGCGGGCAGGATCGACAGGTCGCGCTCCAGCGCCTCGGCGTAGCGGGTGTGCAGGCGGACGTGCTCGCCGGGCAGCAGGTCGTCGTGGAGCGCCTCGCGGATGAGCGCGTGGCGGAAGCTGTAGCCCTCGCCGTCGACCACGAGCACGTTGCCCGCCACCGCGGGCCGCAGCGCGCGTGACAGCGCGCCCTCGTCGAGCCCGGCGACGGCGCTGATCAGGGCGTGCTCGATGCGCTGGCCGCCGGCGCTGGCCACGCGCAGCAGCTCCTGCGTCTCCTCCGGCAGCCGCTCGACGCTGGCCAGCAGCAGGTCGCGCAGCGACTCGGGCAGCGCCTCGCCGCCGCCGCACTCGTTGAGCAGCGCCTCGACGAACAGCGGGTTGCCCTCGCTGCGCGCGTAGATCAGGTCCATGTCGGCGGCGGACGGCTCCCGCTCCAGGATGCCCGCCGCCAGGGCGACGGCCTCCTTGCGGGTGAGCCTGCGCAGCTCGGCCCTGCTGACCCACTCGACCCGGCCCAGCTCGGCGAGCAGCGGCCGCAGCGGGTGGTTGCGGTGCAGCTCGTCGGTGCGGTAGGTCACCACGATCAGCAGCCTGGCCGCCGTACGCTGGTAGCGGACCAGGAACGTCAGCAGGTCGCGGGTGGAGCGGTCGGCCCAGTGGGCGTCCTCCACGATGAGCACCACGGGGCGCTCCTCGGCCAGCCGCTCCAGCAGCCCGAGCACCTGCTCGAACAGCCGCGCCCTGGCCTCCGGCCCGTCCTTGCCGGGCTCGCCGAACTCGGGCAGCAGCCGCGCCAGCCCGCGCGCGTTGCCGCCGGGCACGAGCGCGGCCACCGCGTCGCGGCCCAGCTCCCGCACCAGCCCGCGCAGCACGGCGGTGAACGGCGCGAACGGCAGGCCCTCCGTGCCCAGCTCCAGGCAGCCGCCGACGAGCACCAGCGCGTCGCCGGCCCGGTGGTCGACGAACTCCTTGATCAGGCGGGTCTTGCCGACCCCGGCCTCGCCGCCCACCAGCACGGTGGACGACGCGCCGGCGCGCGATCGGGCCAGGGCGTCACCGAGAGCGGCGAGCTCGCGGGCACGCCCGACGAACAGGGGACTCACGGCGTGGATACTCACGCCCTAAGGATGCCATCCGCCCACGACAGAAACGTGCGACAGCCCCGCGATACGCGCTCAGCGCACAACTTCGCGGAAGCTCACGCAGGCGCCGCCAAGGCCCCTGTACGCGCTCAGCGCAGGACCTTGCGGAAGAACGTGGCGGAAGCCTCATACCCCAGCGCGTGGTAGAACTCCGGCGCCCGCCGCGTCGCCATCGCCACGTAACCCGCCTCGCGCGACCTGGCCCACCGCTCGAACTCCTCCAGCAGCGCCCGCCCGATCCCCTGCCGCCGCGACCCGGACCCCACCATGGCCTCCTCGACCCAGGCGACGGGCCCGTTGGCGAACAGGGTCAGATGCACGAACCCGAGCAGGTATCCGTGCACCCGCCCGCCCACGACGGCCGTCAGCAGCAGGGCGTCGTCGTTGGCCAGGAGCGCGGGCAGCGCGGCGTCGAAGGCGTCGCGCTCGGGCCTGAAGGTCAGGCCGAACTCGCGGGCCAGCGCGAACACCTCGTCCGCGTCCGACTTCTCCGCCCTCCTGATGAGAAGATCGTCAGCCGTCATGACCAACGACCCTAGATCGTGGCGAGCGCATAAGGCAAACACCTGTTCACAGGTCCCCCAGCCCGAGTTGCCGCGCGATGAGCATCCGCTGCACCTCGCTGGTGCCCTCGCCGATCTCGAGGATCTTGGCGTCGCGGTAGAACCGGCCGACGGGGAACTCGTTCATGAACCCGTAGCCGCCGAAGATCTGCGTCGCCTCCCGCGCGTTGTCCATCGCCGCGTTCGAGGAGACCAGCTTGGCGATCGCCGCCTCCTTCTTGAACGGCACCCCGGCCAGCATCTTCTCGGCCGCGTGGTAGTAGGCCAGGCGGGCGGTGTGCGCGCGGGCCTCCATGTCGGCGATCTTGAACTGGATGGCCTGGTAGTGGCCGATCGGGTGGCCGAAGGCCTTGCGGTCCCTGACGTACCGCACGCACTCGTCCACGCAGCCCTGCGCCAGCCCCACGCCGATCGCCGCGATCGCGATGCGGCCCTCGTCGAGGATCTGCAGGAACTGGGCGTATCCCCGGCCGCGCTCGCCCAGCAGGTTCTCCGCCGGGACGCGGCAGTCGGTGAACGACAGCTCCCGCGTGTCGGAGGCGTTCCAGCCGACCTTGGAGTACTTCTTCGACACCGCGAACCCGGGCGTGCCGCTCGGCACGAGGATCGTGGAGATCTCCCGCTCGCCGGTGAGCGCCGCCACGCCGACGACGGCGGTGATGTCGGTGCCGGAGTTGGTGATGAACGCCTTCGTCCCGTTGAGCACCCATTCGTGGCCGTCCAGGACGGCTGTGGTGCGCATGCCACCGGGCACGTCGGAGCCGCCGCCCGGCTCCGTGAGCCCGAAGGCGCCCAGCCGCTCGCCGGCGGCCATCCCGGGCAGCCACTCGGCGCGCTGCTGCTCGGTGCCGTACCGGAAGATCGGCATCGCGCCCAGCGACACGGCCGCCTCCAGGGTGATGGCCACGCTGGAGTCGACCCTGGCCAGCTCCTCCAGGGCCAGGCAGAGGGCGAAGTAGTCGCCGCCCATCCCGCCGTACTCCTCGGGGAACGGCAGGCCGAACAGCCCCATCGCGCCCATCTGCCGCACGACGTCGTACGGGAACTCCTCCCGCTCGTAGTAGTCGCCGATCACCGGCGCGACCACGTCGCGGGCGAACGCCTCCACCGTCTTGCGCAGTTCTTCGTACTCGTCGTTGAGCATGTCTCAGCCTTTCGAAAGCGCCTGTACGACGCGGGACGGGCTGGGCCTGCCGAGCAGCTCCGCCAGCCAGGTGCTGGTGGACACGAGCTTGCCCAGGTCGAGGCCGGTCTCGATGCCGAGGCCGCGCAACATCCAGACCAGGTCCTCGGTGGCCAGGTTGCCGGTGGCGGACTCGGCGTAGGGGCAGCCGCCGATGCCGCCCGTGGAGGCGTCGATGGTGGTGACGCCCGATCTCAGCGCTGCGAGGGTGTTGGACAGCGCCTGTCCGTAGGTGTCGTGGAAGTGCACGGCCAGCCGCTCCGGCGAGCGGAACGCCTCGATCAGGGCCGTGACGTGGCCGGGCGTGCCGACGCCGATCGTGTCGCCGAGCGACAGCTCGTAGCAGCCCAGCCCGAGCAGCCGCTCGCCGACCTGGACGACCTGTCCGATCGGCGTGGGCCCCTCCCAGGGGTCGCCGAAGCACATCGACACGTACGCGCGCACCTTGACCCCGTTGTCCAGCGCCCTGGCCACCACCGGCTCGAACATCTCGAACTGGCTCTCCAGGCTGCGGTTCAGGTTCTTGGCGGCGAACGTCTCGGTGGCGCTGGCGAAGATGGCGATCTCGTCCACGCCCAGGTCGAGGGCCCGGTCGAGGCCGCGCAGGTTCGGCACGAGCACGGGGTAGCGCACGCCCGGCTTCCTGCGCAGCGTGGTCAGCAGCCGGTCGGCGTCGGCGAGCTGCGGCACCCACTTCGGGTGCACGAAGCTGGTCGCCTCGATCACCTTGTGCCCGGCGTCCGCGAGCCGGTCGATGAACTCGGCCTTCACCTCGACGGGGACGATCGCGGACTCGTTCTGCAGGCCGTCGCGCGGGCCGACCTCGT
The nucleotide sequence above comes from Nonomuraea gerenzanensis. Encoded proteins:
- a CDS encoding helix-turn-helix transcriptional regulator — encoded protein: MSIHAVSPLFVGRARELAALGDALARSRAGASSTVLVGGEAGVGKTRLIKEFVDHRAGDALVLVGGCLELGTEGLPFAPFTAVLRGLVRELGRDAVAALVPGGNARGLARLLPEFGEPGKDGPEARARLFEQVLGLLERLAEERPVVLIVEDAHWADRSTRDLLTFLVRYQRTAARLLIVVTYRTDELHRNHPLRPLLAELGRVEWVSRAELRRLTRKEAVALAAGILEREPSAADMDLIYARSEGNPLFVEALLNECGGGEALPESLRDLLLASVERLPEETQELLRVASAGGQRIEHALISAVAGLDEGALSRALRPAVAGNVLVVDGEGYSFRHALIREALHDDLLPGEHVRLHTRYAEALERDLSILPAPRGAIELAHHWHSAHDSTWALISAWRAAAAARKSTAYDEQLRMLSRVLELWDQVPDAAERIGGDRIDVLRQTATVAHLSGEYERSIALASVALDELDHCVDPIRAAMLLRQRGLTRYDLGRTGHLEDLRAAAALVPADQLKLRGQVLESLSRMLHRLEDRPERQATARHAMEIGHEVGDTNVEAHALISLTWGHSCYSDMGSQLDAFARARAIARRGEAYNALMRCAISESDALEGAGMHERAAQVAREGVEEARQYGLARTSGTFLSINLAEPLVSLGRWDEALQVVEHALELAPPAPYRASLQGFATDIALARGQYDRAEKLLDASRSVLSRGSYRDQTTLPHLCREIRLLQARGQLDQAVEMAARALDERDLVSSPRYSWPLLVTVAQLVWLVVPSARLLSATAGLAEASPAEPGAPGAPDGPGVSGGLDVADRGTAGAFGVGGVLGASGGLRASGALGAVAHLALSLLPRLRALGADLRVEGDLQQAHRLTFIALTGPEAPLEHTTEAVAWRLKAWDLAVGAWEALKEPYAEALSLVAAAQAALASGDRQGAATRLTRSRDLARELGATPLLEQLDAFGRRARIGGAGMGGGAEEGTGGQPLGLTARELEVLREVTAGRSNREIAEVLVISIKTVSVHVSNILAKLGAATRGEAAATAHRLRLFD
- a CDS encoding GNAT family N-acetyltransferase, which translates into the protein MTADDLLIRRAEKSDADEVFALAREFGLTFRPERDAFDAALPALLANDDALLLTAVVGGRVHGYLLGFVHLTLFANGPVAWVEEAMVGSGSRRQGIGRALLEEFERWARSREAGYVAMATRRAPEFYHALGYEASATFFRKVLR
- a CDS encoding acyl-CoA dehydrogenase family protein, yielding MLNDEYEELRKTVEAFARDVVAPVIGDYYEREEFPYDVVRQMGAMGLFGLPFPEEYGGMGGDYFALCLALEELARVDSSVAITLEAAVSLGAMPIFRYGTEQQRAEWLPGMAAGERLGAFGLTEPGGGSDVPGGMRTTAVLDGHEWVLNGTKAFITNSGTDITAVVGVAALTGEREISTILVPSGTPGFAVSKKYSKVGWNASDTRELSFTDCRVPAENLLGERGRGYAQFLQILDEGRIAIAAIGVGLAQGCVDECVRYVRDRKAFGHPIGHYQAIQFKIADMEARAHTARLAYYHAAEKMLAGVPFKKEAAIAKLVSSNAAMDNAREATQIFGGYGFMNEFPVGRFYRDAKILEIGEGTSEVQRMLIARQLGLGDL
- a CDS encoding hydroxymethylglutaryl-CoA lyase; the protein is MPYSMEGLPHQVTVYEVGPRDGLQNESAIVPVEVKAEFIDRLADAGHKVIEATSFVHPKWVPQLADADRLLTTLRRKPGVRYPVLVPNLRGLDRALDLGVDEIAIFASATETFAAKNLNRSLESQFEMFEPVVARALDNGVKVRAYVSMCFGDPWEGPTPIGQVVQVGERLLGLGCYELSLGDTIGVGTPGHVTALIEAFRSPERLAVHFHDTYGQALSNTLAALRSGVTTIDASTGGIGGCPYAESATGNLATEDLVWMLRGLGIETGLDLGKLVSTSTWLAELLGRPSPSRVVQALSKG